acttttggcctttagttgagcgttcgccgctgtgaggaaggttttgggttctgtcccctagccgagacataccagagtctttaacaaTAGTTGTTGGaaaacagcatagctcgtcccgcaaatgtttgtcaataaataattaaaatatattaattggaatggtttcgcaaattgcattaataatatttatattgtttacttgatcagattatgctttgtgaattcatgcaattttcaaaaccatacgaatttatatatatatataaattttattgacaaacattcgggagacaagctatgctattgtagattaaatgaatatattaaatacaaatgtaattgctttttgacatatttcttcaattttttgacaaaatattatcctgatgagagttgtctcccttgaaaaatgtggatcggtataaattgtctattgtgagcattttcacattgttttattttcagtttcaccccaagaagggatagtttaactccatagggactcttttaccaaatatcagcaccctagtacaatcataaagtgatgtgttaaatagctttcaacatttgcaccttttttttttttaaatgtgttttttcccccaaaaaatatttcagtttaactccggcaagggatactttaacccccacagggaacctaataccatgtattactatgcctttcaacactcacaatataaacttaacacaaagtccaaagatttaaaaacaaaaaaaacagatttaaaaagaaaaaatccattttttttttctaaagttttactccaggaagggattgccTTACTtcatagggactctattgccaaatatcagcatcctagtacaattataaagtgatgtattaaaacctcttaacacttgtTCCAAAAAgttaacgcagaaatattctaagtccaaaaatttgaaaattctgtttttttcccaaaacattttttaagtttaactccggcagggaatagtttaacccaagagggagtcttttaccaactatcagcaccccagtacaattataaagtgatgtattaatacctttcaacacttacaccaaaaacttaacgcagaaatattctaagtccaataatttgaaaattctggttttttcccaaaatttttttttagtttaactctggcaggggatagtctaaccccagagggactctattgccaattatcagcacactagtacaattatgaagtggtgtattaatacctttcaacacttgcaccaaaaacttaacgcaaacaATTTCTGAGTccaaaaatgttcaaaaatctgttttttttcccccaaaaaatcttttagtttaactccggcaggggatagtttgacccccacagggaccatattaccataaaatactatgcctttcaacacttccaccaaaaattttgacatttggaaaaccaacgccgacgccgacgccggagtgacgacataagctctcactcttcttcgaagagacgagctaaaaatggtagttgctactcctgcttagcgctcagcatatttggagtgggacgactggttcgcgcgttgtcagtataatgtgaccgggtggggtgtcctgctgggtgtcttcggcagtatgcttcattgaggtagcactataaatcggcaaaagttccggcctatcacaaggagacttaacacgaacataccgcagcctcccaaaacacacatacgcactcaccacacgcatacatgtcgcacgcacgggaggccgtccttaaatgaccttagctgttaataggacgttaaaaaaataaaccaaaccaaactgaatagctgaattaatttaaaaacagattgGTTATTCCAGTAATAACGTTTGATGTACAGTTGGGAgcaatttggtttggtttattttgctcaactaaaggccaaaagtgaggcattgtcaagggagacattaggaagaagaaagttgttcagcaagaagagaaaagataagatcccaagtttagtcgcctcttacgatcatgcaatggggcagcaggtacaattcctACGCCTTACCTGCAGGGGAGCACACTAAACTTGGTAGTCTAGTGCACTTCAGTGCACTACAAAAGTTAACTCtagttaacatcgtagtgcacctgagttaacatcgtagtgcacttgagttcatagtgcactggagttaacatcgtcgtgcactagagttaacactgtagtgcactggagtggacatcgtagtgcactagagttcacatcgtagtgcactagagtcaatacatacaaagtatttgatatacaatgcataATCTCTTGAACAtatgtttcattaaaacaaaatttcaaatatatatatatatacagggactaGTCCgtgtatattgtgtgtgttcatgatggtgtgtacattttacttttatttcagatatgtttTATTACATGCATATAAGTATAATACATGTCACGTATTGGTGAATAGAATATACACACAAACTGACAAAATACAGgtatcatattacattaattccACCCATTACATCCATGCATTTACACTAAATTaagattaattataattaaggAAGCATGGAAAATActatttttgaaattaaaattaaatcgaTCAACATCAAGCAATATTGATTCTGCCTTCATtgaaacatatattgtacatgcaaCATAAATTTTATAGTTTGTATACCGTCAGGTATATGTAGTCTTTCCAGACCAGGTAAATCACACAAAATGGGATTatgattgttattttgttgaaagGTGTGAAAACACAGTCAAGGAATCTGGCACAAGGAGTCCAGCTGTTCTGGGCATGGCCAAAGCGCATTAAGCTTAATTAagggtttacctgtacaggtactgtACTAGTCATGCATGGCTACCCCTCCCCTAAACactcatgtaattatatataatcagtcCCTAATCTAATTTTTACCGTCTGTACCTAATAAGTGTATAAATTAGTTTCCCCgttaaaattattgattattattgaGAGTAAAAATACTGGTTTGcaagtttatataattttataataggACTTTCGAGATAATATtataaaggtttttaaaatccaaacaaaaaCTTGTGAGTTTAACTGTCGTTTTGATAAGTGTCACCAAGCTGTGTGTATTAGAGTATGGGTCAAATCCAAGTGTCAAAAATTATAGTTACAGTCATGCTAGACCAAATGTCTGCATCGACTAGATCTTTAAAATAAtaggtaaaacaaatatgtttataatttgattacttttttcatcacttattacattattatatttataagattataaacaaattatctttttttcaaatgtctatAGGGAGGTTAAttacttattattattttgctgaAATGATTGATTACAAAATGTTGCATTTGACTGACCACTTTTACACGGAATTTACCTGGTGGTTACTCAGGTATGACCATACAAGACCAAGGTGTGAAAATTGATCTGTTGGTTAGACCTTATCTGTAATTATCCCTTGTTCTACTCTCACACCTGTAGTCTCACCTGACCAAGAAAATACTTTACCTGTATCGTAGTTCAGAATGTCTTACCTGGTAAACGCTGGGTGTCATATATTGATCAATAAGAACACAAATTTATTAATACTTACATTTAAAATTGGATTATTCACGTTGACTTTCTTTTTTGGTGGGGGAGATGGGCACGACAAGGTACAACCGAGAAGCCGCAGGGAGATTAATTTGTTCCTCAGTTTGAACTGTTTTCATAATTATGCGACTCAACTTAATACAGTTCTgttattcaatataaaacaaataatcaaCATAAGTTGAGGGGAAGCTACATACTTTTACACACAATATAATAGTGCCACTAAATCCTAATAAAATCTTAACTGCAAGAGACTGATACCAGTCCAGTGCCCTTGGGGCCCCTAGACCACTGCCATTCATACctgttacatattaattacCCTGTGTGGTGTGGGTCACACCTGATCAGGCGGTTTCCCCAATTAACTCCaaggggtccatttatagcaggCATTATACCGATACCTTATCTAACTATAGGTATCCTCTCATAATATGTAAGTTAATAATTCACAAGATGAATGTACCTGTAGTCAGGTTTCattaatacatcatttacaaacatgaaataaatataaaatcaaaccacTAGAATGTCTGAAGAtggaacttaaatatttcatattgttttagcatagtattaaaaatacacatttcctgCATCTGGCATGGATTAAATTCCTCTGGCCTTTATACGTTAAGActgacattttgacagaatatattatatttaagtcTAAATAAGAAATCTCTCTGTCAGCAAGTCTAAATTAGTACTGAGTCAGAAGGTTTAATTGTGCTACATACACGAACATGGGTAGCTATACCTTCAAAACTTGACTTGCACAAATAATATACATTGACACATCAAATCATATAGCTCATAACAACATTTACCCAAGAACTGAAGTGCACATcatagtgcactggagttaacatcgtagtgcactggagttaacattgtgcactggagttaacatcgtagtgaaCTACGATGTTTAGTCTAGTGCACTACTGTGGAAGGAGTGATGTTTCTGAATGAATGACCGGTCGTGTATAAGTCTGAGAGTGTGAGTGTATAGTTTCATGTCATTGTTAAGTTAAAATGTAGTTAATTCATCAAATGTTACCTTGTAATAAGCTTTGTTTACTACCGCTGGTTTTCATCGTCATCCGGGCATTTCTCTAGACTCACTTCCTTTACTTTCATTTTAGTAACTGTAACGGggattctgattggctgttccTTCTCTATTGTGTAACTGGTATTTAAGTCCCGGGGTTTCGATTGTTCGGCAGTCTGCATAGCACTGACCTGCTGGTAGGCTCATCCTTCTCTCTACTACTTTCTATGTTACTTCGTCTGTGAGGTTGAGGGGTCTGTATTCCCAAACTTTAGTTGTCCATGTGGATATAGCGTTAACCAGCGGTAGCGTtgtcattttgtatatatttcagtattattGTACCTTCCATTGTTCTGACGTCGTTACAATTTATATATCTGCATCTGCGGGTGCAATAAACCACCCTGTACCAAATTCCTTGTGTTTGTTCTTATATTCTCACTAGGCCTATATTCCAACGGAACCTTAGGTAAAATACCGAACCTGGGTTGAAAAACTATAACTGTACCTTATAGGTGGTTATACAGTCCTATTACAAAATGGTGCCGTGATAACAACCTGAGTAATCCGTTTCTATATAGCATTTGgatattttgaattcattaTGTCTAATACTTTTGGGGGTACATTTGTTGCTCCGACTAGGTTGTCTGGCCCAAGACTGCCTCCTCCAGTCATGCCGGTTACACAAACAGTGTCCACTGTTACTAACACGTACCTGTCTCACGTGGGCCCTAGGCACATTACATCTACTGCCGGGTACATTCCTAGAATGCGGCGTAATAGTAATCCTTTGATGGATAGCATACGGGTCGAAACACAGGCGAATGAGCAATGTCATAATCGCATTAACTTTCGAGACGATGAGGAAGCGAGCGCAGGTGCACCGGAAATGCATGCATTCTCTTTGACCCCGATGACCCCGTGTACTCCACAGGCCCCGATACAGCATAGCATGGACATAAACACATGCAAGCCGACTGACACGTGGCTGAATAGGGCGCTGAACAGTAGGCCAGTTTCATTTGAGATACAACCAGGAGAGTTAGGGACAAGTACTCCAGTCGGAAATATATTGAGTGGACAATATTCGGGTACACATTTTTGTAATGACATAAATGCTAGGCATTCTGAGGTCCCTATGGACTTAGGTTGTCCTGTTAACCCTGTTAGTGAGGGAAGGGGGTTGGGTACACACATACTCCAAACTACGGTACACATATAGCCCCAAGCTTTTCACAGGCACGGCGTAAGGAAGAGAGCCCTAAAACATTTGAGGGGAAACATAGTTTTCAGGATTTTATTATCCAGTTTGAACATATTTCTAACTGGAATGGGTGGGATGATTTAGAGAAGGCCCAACAACTAGTTATGTGTTTGAGAGGTCCTGCTCAGCGCATTCTGTCAGAACTCACAGTTGGACAAATTGCTGTAAAGAATGCTTTTCTTAGGAGGTTTGATCCACCTGGTAGGGAGTCAGCATACAAATCTGAGTTTAGGAATAGGTCCAGAGAGGCAGGGGAATCACTCGTTGACTACGGGGAAAGGTTGAGAATGTTAGCTAGAAAGGCTTTTCCTTTTAAAGATGCTGCACAGTTAGAGAGTGACACTGTGGATCAGTTTGTAGATGGTGTTTGCAATTTTGAGTTGGGGAAACATGTACAGTTTTGTCACCCCAGTAGTCTAGATCAAGCTGTAAGTGCAGCAATAGAGTTTGAAGCTGTCAGTAATAGACAGACACAGAATAGGAAACCCCATGACCTCAACCCTGAGGCTCCTGCCTTTGTACACGCTGTAAACAGTACCAAACAATCAACAAATGGTACAGCTGAGAAAGACTTAGCAGCTCTTATCTTGGAGCAATTTGAGCAGTTAAATAAAAGAATGTCTCAGCGCAAGGGTTCTAGCAAAACCTATGTCCCTGTGTCACAGAGGAAGTGCTATAGTTGTGGGGAAACAGGCCATATGAGTTATGCATGTCCCAAGAAAGACAGTCTGAACAATAATGGGAATCAGGCCCAGGGAAATTAGAAGGGCTGAACTCGGGCCCAGAGTTACAGTCCCTGTTTCTGAGGAGAATTGTCAGTAGACAGGGCCTACAGTTATTTTGAGTATGGTTCAGCCTAGTCTATTTGCAACTGTTAATGTTGGAAAGTCTGATGTTAGGTTTTTGATAGACTCAGGTTCCTCTGTCACCATAGTTGGTGTAGGTATGTACCAGGAAATGTCGGGAGATAGTAAGCCACCGTTGTCTAGTTCGAATCTTAAGCTTTTGACTGCATCGGGCAATCGTCTCCAGGTTTTTGGAAAAGCAACTTTTGAGTTTGGGTTTGGGAAGACCAAGTTTAGACAGGTAGCTATTGTTGCTGAGCTTGAGGGTCTTAAAGGTATAGTAGGTATCGATTTCCTAACTAGTCATGAAGGGAAGTTGAATTTTGGTAAGAAGACCCTGAGTTTAGGTAGTAAAGTAGTGCAGTTGAGTCAGGGGTCAAAGGTAGATCCTAAGTGTGCACATATAAGAATGTCTGAAACTCTTTCTATTCCCAGTAACTCAGAATGTTATTTCTCTGGGTATTTAGATGGTGATATTGAGGGATAATTAGGGTTAGTTGAACCAGCTCAGTTGTTGACCAGTCAGGGTTTACTGTTAGCCAGGACACTTATCTCTCCTCAGAAAGGGAAGAAGTTCACATTATCTGTTCTGAATCTTACCCGTTCTGATATTAAAATACATGAGAATACATTCATATGTAAAGTACAGCCAGTGGATACAGTACATCAGGTAGAGGTGATGGATGAGGATAAACACACTAGTAAAATCCCTCCACATCTAGTACAAGTCCTGGAGAGGACCTCTGATCAGTTAACAGAGTTACGGAAAGTGGAGATAGAAAATCTATTGTCGGACTATCAGGATATATTTGCAGGTCCTGATGGAAAGTTAGGTCAAACAGATATTACAGAACACTGCATTGATACACAGGGTGCTTCCCCAATTAAAATGCATCCCCGTAGAATTTCACCCTCACAAAAAGAGGTAGTTGAGCGGGAGTTAGATACCATGCTTAAACAGGGTGTTGTAGAGCCAAGTACTAGTCCTTGGGCGGCACCTGTTGTGCTGGTTTCCAAGAAAGATGGTAGTATTCGTTTCTGTATCGACTACAGGAAGCTAAATGCAGTCACAAAGAAAGATGCATACCCACTCCCTAGAAttgatggtttggtttggtttattttgtttaacgtcctattaacagctaaggtcatttaaggacggcctcccgtgcgtgcgacatgtatgcgtgtggtgagtgcgtatgtgtgttttgggaggctgcggtatgttcgtgttaagtctcctggtgataggccggaacttttgccgatttatagtgctacctcactgaagcatactgccgaagacacccagcagcacaccccacccggtcacattatactgacaacgggcgaaccagtcgtcccactccaaatatgctgagcgctaagcaggagtagcaactaccatttttaaagactctggtatgtatcggctaggggacagaacccaaagccttcctcacatgggcgaacgctcaactaaaggccaaaagtgaggcattgtcaagggagacattaggaagaaaaaagttgttaagaaagaagagaaaagataagatcccaaatttagtcgcctcttacgatcatgcaatgggggcagcaggtacaattcttacgccctacctgcagggcagctaGAATTGATTATGCATTAGACGCGCTTGCAGGAGCCAAGTGGTTCTCTACTTTAGATCTAGCTAGTTGTTACTGGCAGTGCCGCATGGCAGAGGCAGATAAACATAAAACAGCATTCACAACACATGCTGGTCTTTATGAGTTCAATGGTATGCCTTTCGGCCTGTCAAATGCCCCAGCTACCTTTAGCAGACTTATGTCCCTTGTCATTGGTGGTTTAGCTTATTCCAAGTGTCTGTATTACCTGGACGATGTAATTGTCTTTGGTGGTACTTTTGAGGTAGCAATGTCAAATTTGAGGGATGTTTTTGATTGTCTTCGAGAGGCTCATCTTAAGCTTAAGCCTAAGAAATGTACTCTGTTCCAGACAGAGGTGTCTTACCTAGGTCATAAAGTTTCTGAGACAGGGATCAGTTGTGACCCTGAAAAGGTCAAGGCCGTACAGAACTGGCCTTGCCCATCCAATGTATCGGAAGTTAGGAGTTTCCTAGGTTTGGCAGGATATTATGGGCGCTTTATACCAGATTTCGCCCATATAGCTTCACCCCTAACCAAGCTCACTCGCAAGAATCGCTGTTTTAACTGGAATGATAAATGTGATCAGGCATTTGGGATGTTAAAGCAACTGTTGACAACTGCTCCTATACTCTCATACCCCAATGAGACAGATTGTTTCATTTTGCATACAGATGCCAGTAATGTGGGCATGGGGGCGGTACTGTCTCAAATCCAGGGAGGGGAGAAAAAGGTTATAAGTTATGCCAGTAGAATACTTAGTAAGGCTCAGCGGAACTATTATACCACATACCGTGAGTTTCTAGCAGTAGTCACCTTCCTTAAGTATTTTAAACACTATCTGGGTGGAGCCAAGTTTGTGATTCGCACGGATCACGCAGCATTGATCTGGCTTAGAAACTTTAAAGAACCAGAGGGTATGCTAGCTCGGTGGGTAAGCATCATCGACATGTTTGACTATAAGATAGAACATAGGCCAGGTAGTCAGCATCTCAATGCCGATGCTCTGTCCCGGAAACCAAGTCGGGTATGTAAGAGATCTGATTGTCCACATTGTTATCAGTATAGGTTATCTACCATAGAGAATAGCATAGTAAAAGCAAATGAACCCCAGAAAGATGCTACATCTGTAGGGGTGAACCAAGCTGTGGAGTCCAGTGGCCTTCACCTTCAGGTCCAGTCAATGGGGGGTAGCGTAGCGAACCCTGCTAAACCTCAGaaagatattgaaatatctgtagGGGTTAACCAGGTAGTAGAGTCTGAGGGTAGTGGGTTTAGTAATTGGCTGGATTCCTGGGGTGTTGATGGCTTGCTAAGGGAACAGGGTGAGGATCCccatatatcaaagttgatcaGCTTGAAAACTGAACTTTCTCATATGAAGTTAGGGTATATTGCCAGTCATGGGACAGGCTATATCAAGGCAAAGATGGTATTCTCTATTTCTCTAAGGATGATACTACTTGGTTAGGATCCAGAGACAGGATAGTGGCTCCATCTACTATCAGAGAACAAGTTTTAGAGCAATTACATGATAACCGTACTTCAGGACATCTGGGTAGGGACAAGACAATGCATTCTATCAGAAATAGATTCTATTGGCCAGGACTATCAGATGATGTTAAGCGTTGGTGTAGGCATTGCACTCTATTTGCTAGGAGAAAACCAGGCCCAGGGGTTGGGAAGTCCCCACTTCGATCCTCTCTTGCCCAGGTTAGTCGACCCCTGGACAGGATAGCGATTGACATTTTAAGTGGCATCCCAACAACAGCAAATGGCAATAGACACATTATGGTTGTTTGTGACTACTTCTCAAAGTGGGTGGAGGCATACCCTATACCGGACAACACTGCTATTACAGTGGGGGATAAACTGTGTACAGAGTTCATTAGTCGTTTTGGTGTTCCATATCAGAAACACACTGACAGAGGTGGGGAATTTGAGGGGGAATTGTTCTCTGTCCTGTGTCAGAAACTGGGTATTGATAAGTCTAGGACAACCCCCTATAGGCCCCAATCCGATGGGTTGGTGGAGAGGTTCAACCGCACTCTTATCCAGATGCTGTCCACATTTGTTAATGCCAATTACAATGATTGGGATGATCATCTCCCATACGTCCTAATGGCATATAGAGCAACAGCACAGGCCAGTACAGGGTGTAGTCCTAACCTAGTTTTGTTGGGGAGGGAGACAACTTGTCCCTTGGATATTGTGATGGGATTACCTCCTTCACAGGAGGCAGTCTGTAAAAACCAGTATGTAGAATGGTTACGGAATAGCATGCGGGATTCCTTTGAATTTGTTCGGGAAAATGCAGGAGTTGCCGCACAACGGCAGAAGAACTATTATGATGTCAGTTTGAAACCCAGACAATACAGTGTAGGGAACTATGTTCTGCTTGAGGGACTTTGAATTCACTGCCCACTGGCCACCATGCTGGTTGGTTACTGCTCCATGGACGCTTGGTTTTAATTGAAAGGTATATAATTGCATGATTTAatctatttgacccctgtgaccttgaatgtatatcaatgttgtacatttaaacaaacttaatagtcctttaccccagcatgctacagaccaaataccaagaccctgggcctcttggtcattgagaagttgttttaaCGATTTTAGCCTATGttatccctgtgaccttgaatgagggtcaaggtctttcatttgaataaactttgcAGCCATAAATTTACCCAAGCATGCCTCGGGCCTAATATAAAGTCCCTgtgactcttggttattgaaaagaatttattttgaaaagtttagcctatttgacccatgtgaccttgaatgaaggtcaaggtcattcatttaaacaaactttgtttttgtaacttgtatattttattcaatacaatGATATGTGTACATGATAAACAGAGCACTTTGTAATATCTTCACACAACATCTATGTACAACAAATATGTACAATatctatctacaatgtatataacactactcgtacatctgctcatacaCTGGAGAAATTCTATAATGCTCATACGTCTTCTCATACATTGGagaaattctataaatagaggttacacaacgagtgattgttggatatggaatttatttcacacaagTAAGTTATTTTTGGGGCCCTGcatgtagggcgtaagaattgtacctgctgcccccattgcatgatcgtaagaggcgactacatttgggatcttatcttttctctttcttgacaactttcttcttcctaacgtctcccttgacactgcctcactttcggcctttagttgagcgttcgcctctgtgaggaaggctttgggttctgtcccctggccgagacataccagagtctttaaaaatggtagttgctgcttctgcttagcgctcagcatacaaggagtgggacgactggttacactcaacgtgcagttctgacgtcatttctagagctgctaggagtgtcggatctttttggacacctccagtgggatgtgatcaacagtaaaacgtaatgatttcggcaaaacttccattggtgaacaattaaccacgctaccgcggacgcgtggttacaatactacggaatacggtgacactcaaagtgcagttctgacgtcatttctagagctgctaggagtgtcggatctttttggacacctccagtgggatgtgatcaacagtaaaacgtaatgatttcggcgAAACTTCctttggtgaacaattaaccgcactaccgcggacacgtggttacaatactacggaatacggtgacactcaacgtgcagttctgacgtcatttctagagctgctaggagtgtcggatgtttttggacacctccagtgggatgtgatcaacagtaaaacgtaatgatttcggcaaaacttccattggagaacaattaaccacgctaccgcggacgcgtggttacaatactacggaatacggttacactcaacgtgcagttctgacgtcatttctagagctgctaggagtgtcggatctttttggacacctccagtgggatgtgatcaacagtaaaacgtaatgatttcggcaaaacttccattggtgaacaattaaccacgctaccgcggacgcgtggttacaatactacggaatacggtgacactcaacgtgcagttctgacgtcatttctagagctgctaggagtgtcggatctttttggacacctccagtgggatgtgatcaacagtaaaacgtaatgatttcggcgaaacttccattggtgaacaattaaccacgctaccgcggacacgtggttacaatactacggaatacggtgacactcaacgtgcagttctgacgtcatttctagagctgctaggagtgtcggatgtttttggacacctccagtgggatgtgatcaacagtaaaacgtaatgatttcggcaaaacttccattggagaacaattaaccacgctaccgcggacgcgtggttacaatactacggaatacggtgacactcaatgtgcagttctgacgtcatttctagagctgctagggagtgtcggatctttttggacacctccagtgggatgtgatcaacagtaaaacgtaatgatttcggcaaaacttccattggtgaacaattaaccacgctaccgcggacgcgtggttacaatactacggaatacggtgacactcaacgtgcagttctgacgtcatttctagagctgctaggagtgtcggatctttttggacacctccagtgggatgtgatcaacagtaaaacgtaatgatttcggcgAAACTTCCATTGccgaacaattaaccacgctacagcggacgcgtggttacaatactacggaatacggtgacactcaacgtgctgttctgacgtcatttctagagctgctaggagtgtcggatctgtttggacacctccagttggatgtgatcaacagtaaaacgtaatgatttcggcgAAACTTCCATTGgagaacaattaaccacgctaccgcggacgcgtggttacaatattacggaatacggtgacactcaacgtgcagttctgacgtcattctagagctgctaggagtgtcggatctttttggccacctccagtaggatgtgatcaacagtaaaacgtaatgatttcggcaaaacttccattggtgaacaattaaccacgctaccgcg
The nucleotide sequence above comes from Pecten maximus unplaced genomic scaffold, xPecMax1.1, whole genome shotgun sequence. Encoded proteins:
- the LOC117318862 gene encoding uncharacterized protein LOC117318862, with product MCLRGPAQRILSELTVGQIAVKNAFLRRFDPPGRESAYKSEFRNRSREAGESLVDYGERLRMLARKAFPFKDAAQLESDTVDQFVDGVCNFELGKHVQFCHPSSLDQAVSAAIEFEAVSNRQTQNRKPHDLNPEAPAFVHAVNSTKQSTNGTAEKDLAALILEQFEQLNKRMSQRKGSSKTYVPVSQRKCYSCGETGHMSYACPKKDSLNNNGNQAQGN